A region of the Cydia fagiglandana chromosome 20, ilCydFagi1.1, whole genome shotgun sequence genome:
GGTGATGCTACCCATAGGGCCTCAACACAAGACTAAAATGTCTAAGCAACAGCCTGCTTTTATAAAGTATATGTAAGTCATGGTCCAGGGTATATCTGCAGGAGACTGCAAAATACCGCAATAGAGGCTGTTTCCCTTAGAAATTGACAGTCATGGGTCTATATTGCCCGCAATGCCGAGCGGCGATCGCGGCGGCTCGACGTCCCATGAGCATCGAGCGGCTGCCCGATGAAGTGCTGCTGCTGATCCTGGAGCGGCTGCCGGCGCGCGAGCTGGTGGCCGGCGCGGCCCGGGTCAACCGCCGCTGGGCCGCGCTAGTACGACGGCGCGCCGCTTCCATACACTGCAGGTTACAACTCCCGCGCTTACCCAACACCCTCCGCTCTCTAATAGTCACTTCCGGTCTACAATGCTCCATACCTTCCCTACTCACAGCTACGATGCGCATGAAACAACTGCGAGAGCTCTCCTGCCATTCAGGCGTTCGATTCTCCAACGAGGAAATCGCTTTGTTAGATGCGTTACCTAATTTGCGGCATTTAGATGTGTTCACGGCGTGCGCGGCGCGGGACGTCTCGGATTCCGCCGTGGCTGACCGCCTGCAGTCACTAGTTGTAAATAGTTACACTGCCCGCTTTCCCGGCGCTGAACGCTGCCAGCTGCGAGGTCTACACATGTTTGGGGAGGCGCTGTTCACGCCGCCGTCGAGGTTGCTGGCTCTGCTTCGCGCCAGGAAAGACCACCTGACTGATTTGACTCTCCGATGCGCGGATTTACGCGCACACATGTATGAAGCCATCGGCGACTGCGCGAACATGGTGAATCTCCAATTGTATAGCTGTTGGTTGATGTCCGCTGAAGACGCGATACGCGCTACTCGGCCTCAGGGCCTGAGACGCTTGCACATAACGGGCGCGGTGATGGTGCGACGGACTTACCTTGACGAAGTAATCGTGCGGTTGCCAAAAGGGATCGAGGAGCTCGCGCTGAGCGGTTCGGCGCTCGGCGACGAACACATTCCAGCCTTAGCCGCTCGATTGCCCGATCTGAAGGTGTTGGAAGCCTGGCGATGCCGCATCACGCCCGAAGGCGTTTTAAAATTAGCCGCCTCTATGCCGAAGTTGGAAGTCTTAGATCTCGATCTGCCGCTGCGTTCGGCATATGTGGGTGCGTTACGCAGGCACGCAACGCTAGAGTTTATTCGGTGTTTATCGGAGCGTCCGCCGGCGGAGCGGGATTTTACTCGCCCGTACTGTCTGCGTCGACGGCCAGTTCAGCGCGCGCAGCCCTGCAACTGTGCCTCCGACGTGACTAAAGAGGTCGTGGAGCCTCCTGTAGGACTGCAAGGGCCGCAGAGGAAGGTCCGCGTCGAATGCGCCGCGGCGCGTTTCGCAGAGGACTCCTTTCGGCGACGCGGTGAAGGTTTTAGAGCTAAGATTTTTTACCACTGGACGTCGACGCGGCTGCTGCGGCCGCTGCAGGACCCGCAGCTGGACCCGCCGTGGGCGACGGCCTACTGCGACGGCAGCTagccggcgcggcgcggcgcggcggggggCGGGGCGGGCTGCTCGTCACGCAGACGGCAAACCACAAGGGACAGAGAGAGACCACACACTGGCGTCCCCCGAGCGTCGgcctatggctgctgctcgacgcaacgttggcgcaactgtgcagcgacaccattttccatagcgctaactagacgccgacgccCAAAAGATGCTTGTATGGGGCGTCTCAGCTCAGCAGAGGGATCACTGTGCCGTCATACGCGTATTTGAACTCTCGGTGTGTAGCAGTGTCCGATTCCATGTGAAATGAATAGAGCCCGTTTAAGctgcatacatatatgtatcttcattttgttttaatatGCCTTGACTCAGATCAATAGTCCTTGCAATATTTCTTGTCTACTGATATGAGAGTAGCTCAAAGcttcatgtgtaaaattatcGATCTAAATGTGCTCCAATCTAATTGTCAGTTTGCTATGGGTTCAGCCGACCGAAATACGATCAAAAATGGATTACAATCTGAAGCCTCAAGGGTGCTGGAAAACCTTTTTTGTGGTTGTGTGTTGTGTGACTGGtgacaagttttaattatttatgaaaagATTTAGCATTATGTTATTTACAAGTTGTGTATTAAATTGTAACTTTATACGGCCAGCGCCATAAGTATCTAAGCGCAATAGCGCATAAAATGTTAGTTGTAAAGTGTATGCCTAGGTTATAGGTCTTGTATATTCAGATGTAATTTAATGGGTTGACTCGATTTTAGTTACCTACCTTTTTGTGGATATATTAACATACTTATtgcataatttaattaaattgtacTTATAGTACATATAATCGCTGAAGAAAAAACAAGCAATCTGTGTCTCTGATCTCAAGACCACGCATGTTTCATACACTAACTACAAAGGGTCATGAATTTTATGCATTTTTGTGATTTTTCTta
Encoded here:
- the LOC134674690 gene encoding uncharacterized protein LOC134674690, whose protein sequence is MGLYCPQCRAAIAAARRPMSIERLPDEVLLLILERLPARELVAGAARVNRRWAALVRRRAASIHCRLQLPRLPNTLRSLIVTSGLQCSIPSLLTATMRMKQLRELSCHSGVRFSNEEIALLDALPNLRHLDVFTACAARDVSDSAVADRLQSLVVNSYTARFPGAERCQLRGLHMFGEALFTPPSRLLALLRARKDHLTDLTLRCADLRAHMYEAIGDCANMVNLQLYSCWLMSAEDAIRATRPQGLRRLHITGAVMVRRTYLDEVIVRLPKGIEELALSGSALGDEHIPALAARLPDLKVLEAWRCRITPEGVLKLAASMPKLEVLDLDLPLRSAYVGALRRHATLEFIRCLSERPPAERDFTRPYCLRRRPVQRAQPCNCASDVTKEVVEPPVGLQGPQRKVRVECAAARFAEDSFRRRGEGFRAKIFYHWTSTRLLRPLQDPQLDPPWATAYCDGS